The Streptomyces sp. NBC_01268 genome segment GTCACGGTACGCAGATGGCGCGGCACCGCCACCCCGGACGTCGAGGTCGCCGACATGGCCCTGCGCGACACCGCGACCGGGCAGCTCATCGCCGTCACGGCCGTCGAGATCGCACTCGACGCCGGGACGACGGACCCCCGCACCCCGGACGGCGCGTGATGCCCGCCGCGAACGCCGGTGCCGCCGGCGCGACGGTCTGGCTCACCGGACTGCCCAGCGCCGGGAAGACCACCATCGCGCGGACCGCCGCCGCCCGGCTGCGGTCCGCCGGACGCCCGACGCACATCCTGGACGGCGACGAACTGCGCACCCACCTGACCTCCGACCTCGGCTTCTCCCGCGAGGACCGCGACACCAACGTGCGCCGCGTCGGCTACGTCGCGGAACTGCTCGCCGCCCACGGGGTGACCGTGCTCGTCCCGGTCATCGCCCCGTACGAGGACGCCCGCGCGGCGGTCCGCGCCCGGCACGAGGCCGCCGGCACCGCCTACGTCGAGGTGCACGTCGCGACCCCGGTCGACGTGTGCGCCGAGCGCGACGTGAAGGGCCTCTACGCCCGGCAGGCACGCGGCGAACTGTCCGGACTGACCGGGGTCGACGACCCGTACGAGCCGCCGGCCGCACCGGACCTCAGGATCCCGGCCCACGAGCAGACCGGGGCGGAGTCGGCGGAGGCGCTCGTCGCACTGCTCCGGCAGAAGGGCTTGGCATGACGACGTTGACGACCTGGTCCGAACGCACCGACGACCCGGGCACCCTGACCCACGCGGA includes the following:
- the cysC gene encoding adenylyl-sulfate kinase; this translates as MPAANAGAAGATVWLTGLPSAGKTTIARTAAARLRSAGRPTHILDGDELRTHLTSDLGFSREDRDTNVRRVGYVAELLAAHGVTVLVPVIAPYEDARAAVRARHEAAGTAYVEVHVATPVDVCAERDVKGLYARQARGELSGLTGVDDPYEPPAAPDLRIPAHEQTGAESAEALVALLRQKGLA